GGCGAGAATGGGGCGCGCTATCGGTCCCTAGAAAAAACTTGGCATTGCCCGATGTGGCCGCTTGCAAAAGTGCCAAACGATGATCCTCTCGTTTCAAAATCGGCAGGCAATAAAAATGAGGACGAATGCCACCGGTAAAGAGAATGTTTCGGCTAAATAATAAATGTTGGGGCGTAATTGTGGCGGCGACATTGTTGTTAGCAGATAGAACAAACTTGACCGCATCGGCAGTGGTAATGTGTTCAAAGACGACACGCAGTTTCGGAAATCTTGTTATCAGTGGGATTAAGTGCTTCTCAATGAACACTTTCTCTCGATCGAACACATCAATATCACCATCGGTAACTTCTCCGTGCAGTAGTAGCGGCATATCTACCTGCTCCATCGCTGCCAAAACGCCATCGCACCGACGAAGGTCCGTCACCCCCAAGTCGGAATTAGTTGTTGCACCGGCCGGGTAGTATTTCACCGCTTTGACAAACTGGGAGGCTTTCGCTGCCACGATTTCTTCGGGACGGGTATTATCGGTGAGATAGAGGGTCATCAGTGGCTCGAACTTTTGACCCTCTGGAACTGCTGCCAGAATGCGATCGCGATAGGAGGCAGCATCAGCCACCGAGCGCACTGGGGGCTTTAAATTCGGCATGATAATGGCACGGGCAAACTGACGCACCGTATGGGGGAGAACCGCTTTCATTGCCGCACCATCGCGGAGATGAAGGTGCCAGTCGTCGGGTCGAGTTATTGTGAGTCTTCGCATTGTTCAATCATACTACGGTTAGGGATGCCATCACCAAACACAATAAGCTGCCCGCGTATTTAAATTGCTTGTTGAGATGAGGCAAGAGGCAACAGGCAAGAGGCAACACCCCCCCCAACCCCCCCGATGTCGGGGGGGTTGGGGGGGGAAATTCAGCTAATCTAAGGATAGGCAGTTAAAATGCGTCTTAGCTTAGTTTTAGTTGATTGGAAAGAACCTTTGATTTTAGCGGCGAAATTAATTTGACGGTGACGATAATTCCTCTTGACAAAATCCCAGCACTTGACATATACTTATTTATATAATGGGAATCCGTGCCTGCCTGCGACCCCCTCATTTTCAGGCTAGATAGACTTAGGAAAATTAAATTTTGAGCGCAGGCAGTTCGAGCAACTCACTGACCACGGTGCGCTTCTTTTTGCATGAGTAGAAAACGGGTTTCTCGGAGAAACCCGTTTTCTGTGCGTTACTCAACGGATTTATAATTCCTCTTGACAAAATCCCATCACTTGACATATACTTACTTATAGAATGGGAATCCGTGCCTGCCTGCGACCCCCTCATTTTCAGGCAAGATAGACTTAGGAAAATTAAATTTTGAGCGCAGGCAGTTCGAGCAACTCACTGACCACGATGCGCTTCTACTATTGGTACAATAATATTATTGTCGGGAGCGATTGTATTCGTCCTCTTTAAGGGGGAATAATAATACAATTGAGAATGCAGTCAATCCCCCCAATCTCTATGGTCAATAAACTATACTACGGTGATAACCTAGAAGTGCTGCGGAAATATATCAAAGATGAATCGATCGATCTTTGTTATATCGATCCACCCTTTAATTCTAAACGTAATTACAACCAAATTTATAACAACTTAGGTAAGGAAGATCAAGCACAAGCACAAGCGTTTGTGGATACCTGGACATGGGATAATCACGCTAACGAAGCTTTAGAAGAAATTCAAAGCAACTATCAGGGTAAATTTACCAGTCAGACTATCGATTTAATTGACGGTTTAACCAAAGTTTTAGGTAAAGGCAGTCTTCTCGCTTATCTGGTGAGTATGACTCTGAGGATTGTGGAAATCCATCGAGTTTTAAAATCTACCGGTAGCTTTTATCTCCACTGCGATCCTACTGCTAGTCATTATTTAAAAATAGTTTTAGATGCTATTTTTTGTTCTCAAGGGGGTGATTTTTTCAATGAGATTGTTTGGAAAAGAACTACGGCACACAATGATCCTCAAAGATATGGAAGAATTCAGGATCGTCTGTTTTTTTACAGCAAAACACAGGCTAAGACATTTAATCATATAGATGCCTATCATTCCCAAGAACAATTAGCAAGATATAAATACTCAGACTCTAAAGGTTTATACAGAGCAGAAAACTTAACGGCTCCTCATTTTTCCGAATCACGAACTATAGAATGGCGTGGAGTCCATCCAGGTAATAATAGACAATGGCGGTTTTCTATAGAAAAACTAGAAGAACTATATAGTCAGGGTTATATTTTGTTACAGAAGGATGGCCGGCCTCGAAAAGATGGTCTTAAGCAATATTTATCAGAAACTAAAAGCCCTGTAATTCAAGATATATGGACAGATATTATCTTTGCTCCAACTACAAAAGAACGTCTAGGTTATCCCACGCAAAAACCGGAGGCATTGTTAGAAAGAATAATCAAAGCAAGTAGTAATAAAGGAGATGTAATTTTAGATGCCTATTGTGGGTGTGGAACGACTATCGCTGTAGCAGAGAGATTAGAGAGAAACTGGATTGGAATTGATATAACCTATCAGAGTATTAGCTTAATGTTAAAGCGACTAGAGGACTCCTTTGGTAAAAATGTTTTAGATAAAATTGAACTGAATGGTATTCCCAAAGATCTAGAATCAGCCAAAGCATTAGCCACTAAACCCGATGATCGTACCCGTAAAGAATTTGAGAAATGGGCGGTTTTAACCTATAGTAATAACCGGGCCGTGATTAATGACAAAAAAGGGGCAGATAAAGGAGTCGATGCCATTGCCTATTTTCAGGGAGATAAAGACAATCGGGAGAAAATTATTTTTCAAGTAAAATCCGGTAATGTCAAATCGGGAGACATCAGAGATCTACAGGGAACCATGACACTACAAGGGGCAGCCCTGGGTATATTTATCACCTTGAAACCCCCCAGCAAAGATATGATCCAAACAGCCAAATCTGCGGGAATTTATCGCAGTCGTTATAGGAGTCAAAGTGTCGATAAAATTGAGATTGTGACAGTACAAGAAATCCTTGAACAGAAAAAACGTCTCGATGTTATCCTCACCTTTGAAGTCCTGAAAGCTGCCGAAAAACAAAGGGAAACCCAAGGACAACAAATGAGTTTAGATATACCCTTCCCCGAATAAAAATCCTTTGTTTAAGTAGCTAGGTATTAAGTAGCTGGTTATAATTAAATTGAAGATAGATTTTGGGTTCGATCCCCCCTACCCTCCTTGATAAGGGGGGTGATTTCACGGTTTTGAACACCTAACTACTTAAAAATTGTCAGATGCTCCCCTTAATAAGGGGAGATAGGGTGATAAGTACCTAAGCAAAATTAATTACACATATCTAACCACCTCTTGCCTCTTGCCTCTTGCCTCTTGCCTATCTTCACTAGGAAATTAATTTTGCACGACTACTTAATTTTGTTAAAATATAGGTCAGCCTTAACCTATAATTGAATTAAAAATGTATGATTCTACCTGTAAATTTATCGCCCTTGAATATTCGAGAGACTTGGCCACTTGGTTACTGGGTAAACCCTTAGAATTAACAGAAATTAAACCCTCGGAATTATCCCTAGAACCAATTAGAGCCGATACTTTAATCTTTTTAGAGTCGGAAGAATTAATCTTACATATCGAGTTCCAAACCGACCCTAAAGAAGATATTCCCTATAGAATGCTAGATTATGCCACCAGACTCTATCGACGCTATCCCCATAAACCTATCCATCAAGTGGTTATTTATCTAAGGAAAAGTGACTCCCCCACAGTCCGACAGAATGATTATAAACAAGGGAAAACCTCTCATCAATTTGAAGTGATTAGACTCTGGGAACAACCCTCAGAACCCCTATTAAAGGCCCCCGGACTGTTTCCCTTTGCCATACTCGCTCAAGCGGAGAAACAAGAAAACTTACTGCGGCAAATTGCCCAAGAAATCGAGCAAATCAGCGATAGTCGAGAACAAAGTAATCTGGCTGCATCTACCGCAATTCTAGCCGGGTTAGTATTAAAGAAAGACATCATCCAACGATTATTAAGGAAGGACATCATGAAAGAATCAGTTATCTATCAAGAAATCTGGTCGGAGGGTTTACAAGAGGGACGACAAGAAGGAGAAGCTAACCTAGTTTTACGTCAATTAAATCGGCGGATAGGGGACATTTCCCCCGAATTATTGCCCAATATCCGCAGTCTTGACCTAGAACAGTTAGAAAACTTGGGAGAAGCTTTGTTAGATTTTCAATCACCACAAGATTTAGAACAATGGCTGGAAAATTGCCGAGCCAGTTAGTACAAATCAACTAAATGAGGTCGATCCATTCCCATTTGAAGCAGCAAGCTCTCAACTCCCTTGAGAGTAGTTCACATTTTAATCTATTCCCCGGTAGAGATCGGCGATCGCTAAATCTAGGTTAATACTTGACAGGATCACGCGATCGCCTGTCTCGTAAATAGTCGTTTCCCATATCCCCAGAGAATTACGGCGACGGCATTCCACGCGCTGGATTTCTTGGGAAATTAATACATATTCTTCTAAAGTTTCTATCTGTTGATAATCTTGGAATTTTTCGCCCTTGTCAAAAGCCTTCGTGTTGGGGGAAAGCACTTCCGCAATTAGTTTCGGATAGCGTTTCAGATAACGATCTTGGCGATCGCGAGGATCGCAGGTAACAAAAGCATCGGGATAGTAATAAAACTGATCTTGATAGTTAACCTTGACATTACCCGAGTGAAACCGACAGTCTGTAGAGTCGCCGAAATGTTCGTCAATGACTTTGAGAAAATTGAAGGCAATGCGCTCGTGATTATCCGTACCGCCAGCCATCGCATAAACCAAACCACGTCGGTATTCATGGCGGATCTGGCTCTGGCGCTCGATAGCGAGATATTCTTGGGGACTGATGTAGTTGGGAACCGCAATCATAATCTTTAGGGGGAAGCCTAATCTTAATTATAGTCGGAAGGTTTACGAGAGGGACTTCTGCTGACACTAAGTTAAATTTTGGGCGCACACAGTTCGATAAACCTACTGACCACGATGCGCCCCCACAATAATATTATTGTCGGGAGCGATTGCATTCGTCCTCTTTAAGGGGGAATAATAATACAATTGAGAATGCAGTCAATCCCCCCAATCTCTATGGTCAATAAACTATACTACGGTGATAACCTAGAAGTGCTGCGGAAGTATATCAAAGATGAATCGATCGATCTTTGTTATATCGATCCACCCTTTAATTCTAAACGCAATTACAACCAAATTTATAACAACTTAGGTAAGGAAGATCAAGCACAAGCACAAGCGTTTGTAGATACCTGGACATGGGATAATCACGCTAACGAAGCTTTAGAAGAAATTCAAAGCAATTATCAGGGTAAATTTACCAGTCATACTATTGATTTAATTGACGGTTTAACTAAAGTTTTAGGTAAAGGCAGTCTTCTCGCTTATCTGGTGAGTATGACTCTGAGGATTGTGGAAATCCATCGAGTTTTAAAATCTACTGGTAGCTTTTATCTCCACTGCGATCCTACTGCTAGTCATTATTTAAAAATAGTTTTAGATACTGTTTTTTGCTCTCAGGGTGGTGATTTTAAAAATGAGATTATTTGGTGTTATGGTTCAGGAGGTGCTAGTAAAAATCATTTTTCTAAAAAACATGACGTAATTTTATACTATTCTAAATCAAGTAATAATTTTATTTTTAATGTTGATTTAGTAAGAGAACCTTATTCTTCTCCTGAAAAAGTTGAACATAAAATTATTAAAGGTAAAGCATATCAAAGAAAACATGAATTGGGACGGATTCCTTTTGATTGGTGGACAATACCTATCTTAACTAATACAGCAAAAGAACGGTTAGGATATCCCACACAAAAACCAGAGGCATTGTTAGAAAGAATAATCAAAGCAAGTAGTAATAAAGGAGATGTAATTTTAGATGCCTATTGTGGGTGTGGAACGACTATCGCTGTAGCAGAGAGATTAGAGAGAAACTGGATTGGAATTGATATAAACTATCAAAGTATTAGCTTAATGTTAAAGCGACTAGAGGACTCCTTTGGTAAAAATGTTTTAGATAAAATTGAACTGAATGGTATTCCCAAAGATCTAGAATCAGCCAAAGCATTAGCCACTAAACCCGATGATCGTACCCGCAAAGAATTTGAGAAATGGGCGGTTTTAACCTATAGTAATAACCGGGCCGTGATTAATGACAAAAAAGGGGCAGATAAAGGAGTCGATGCCATTGCCTATTTTCAGGGAGATAAAGACAATCGGGAGAAAATTATTTTTCAAGTAAAATCCGGTAATGTCAAAT
This Microcystis wesenbergii NRERC-220 DNA region includes the following protein-coding sequences:
- a CDS encoding Rpn family recombination-promoting nuclease/putative transposase, with amino-acid sequence MYDSTCKFIALEYSRDLATWLLGKPLELTEIKPSELSLEPIRADTLIFLESEELILHIEFQTDPKEDIPYRMLDYATRLYRRYPHKPIHQVVIYLRKSDSPTVRQNDYKQGKTSHQFEVIRLWEQPSEPLLKAPGLFPFAILAQAEKQENLLRQIAQEIEQISDSREQSNLAASTAILAGLVLKKDIIQRLLRKDIMKESVIYQEIWSEGLQEGRQEGEANLVLRQLNRRIGDISPELLPNIRSLDLEQLENLGEALLDFQSPQDLEQWLENCRAS
- a CDS encoding DNA methyltransferase, whose protein sequence is MVNKLYYGDNLEVLRKYIKDESIDLCYIDPPFNSKRNYNQIYNNLGKEDQAQAQAFVDTWTWDNHANEALEEIQSNYQGKFTSQTIDLIDGLTKVLGKGSLLAYLVSMTLRIVEIHRVLKSTGSFYLHCDPTASHYLKIVLDAIFCSQGGDFFNEIVWKRTTAHNDPQRYGRIQDRLFFYSKTQAKTFNHIDAYHSQEQLARYKYSDSKGLYRAENLTAPHFSESRTIEWRGVHPGNNRQWRFSIEKLEELYSQGYILLQKDGRPRKDGLKQYLSETKSPVIQDIWTDIIFAPTTKERLGYPTQKPEALLERIIKASSNKGDVILDAYCGCGTTIAVAERLERNWIGIDITYQSISLMLKRLEDSFGKNVLDKIELNGIPKDLESAKALATKPDDRTRKEFEKWAVLTYSNNRAVINDKKGADKGVDAIAYFQGDKDNREKIIFQVKSGNVKSGDIRDLQGTMTLQGAALGIFITLKPPSKDMIQTAKSAGIYRSRYRSQSVDKIEIVTVQEILEQKKRLDVILTFEVLKAAEKQRETQGQQMSLDIPFPE
- a CDS encoding Uma2 family endonuclease, with product MIAVPNYISPQEYLAIERQSQIRHEYRRGLVYAMAGGTDNHERIAFNFLKVIDEHFGDSTDCRFHSGNVKVNYQDQFYYYPDAFVTCDPRDRQDRYLKRYPKLIAEVLSPNTKAFDKGEKFQDYQQIETLEEYVLISQEIQRVECRRRNSLGIWETTIYETGDRVILSSINLDLAIADLYRGID
- a CDS encoding DNA methyltransferase — its product is MVNKLYYGDNLEVLRKYIKDESIDLCYIDPPFNSKRNYNQIYNNLGKEDQAQAQAFVDTWTWDNHANEALEEIQSNYQGKFTSHTIDLIDGLTKVLGKGSLLAYLVSMTLRIVEIHRVLKSTGSFYLHCDPTASHYLKIVLDTVFCSQGGDFKNEIIWCYGSGGASKNHFSKKHDVILYYSKSSNNFIFNVDLVREPYSSPEKVEHKIIKGKAYQRKHELGRIPFDWWTIPILTNTAKERLGYPTQKPEALLERIIKASSNKGDVILDAYCGCGTTIAVAERLERNWIGIDINYQSISLMLKRLEDSFGKNVLDKIELNGIPKDLESAKALATKPDDRTRKEFEKWAVLTYSNNRAVINDKKGADKGVDAIAYFQGDKDNREKIIFQVKSGNVKSGDIRDLQGTMTLQGAALGIFITLKPPSKDMIQTAKSAGIYRSRYRSQSVDKIEIVTVQEILEQKKRLDVILTFEVLKAAEKQRETQGQQMSLDIPFPE
- the pyrC gene encoding dihydroorotase — protein: MRRLTITRPDDWHLHLRDGAAMKAVLPHTVRQFARAIIMPNLKPPVRSVADAASYRDRILAAVPEGQKFEPLMTLYLTDNTRPEEIVAAKASQFVKAVKYYPAGATTNSDLGVTDLRRCDGVLAAMEQVDMPLLLHGEVTDGDIDVFDREKVFIEKHLIPLITRFPKLRVVFEHITTADAVKFVLSANNNVAATITPQHLLFSRNILFTGGIRPHFYCLPILKREDHRLALLQAATSGNAKFFLGTDSAPHSRHSKESSCGCAGCYSALHALELYAEAFESVDAIEQLEGFASCHGPDFYQLPRNTEQITLTKTPWRIPDELPFPESGLVPLRAGEEITWQLGE